GAACTCCATCACGAAGAAGTGATGCCCCGATTCCGCACCGATATCGTAGATCGGCACAATGTTGGGATGGTTCAGCTTCTGGCCGAGCTCGGCTTCACGCTGAAACAGATCGATGGTTTCCGGATCGTTATTCCATCGGTGGCGAAGCAGTTTGACCGCGACCGTTTCTCCGGTGTCGAGATTCTCCGCACGGAAGACGCGGGCAAAGCTGCCGGCCGCATTGGGATAGAGCAGTTTGTTCCCCCCCAGCACGAGGATATCGGTATCGAGTCGCTTGATGCTTTCGGCCTGAAACGGAGTCAGCGTCGACGTTTCCAACAGAACGTCCAGAAGTTCCGAGCCGGTTCTGTTCTTGCCTTTCAACCTGCGCAGGCAGGCATTCGCCTGATCTTTGGTGATCAGGCGCATGCGGACAAGTTCAGTAGCCAGTCCTTTCGACGAACTAAAATCCATTTGCCAGATTCGCTTTTCTTCGTCTGCCTCTTGTCGTTCTCAGCTGAGTGTCGTCTTCTGAATTCGGGCTGAGTGGTGTCCTGTCCGGTGTTGATTGTCTTCCCGCAGTCCGGACAGGCAAAGAGGATCTCCCTTAACGGGAGGCTGGTCATCAGATGGAAGCTGTGCGGTTACACAGCCTTGAAAATCATCGTATCTCGCCCGGGGAGCCTCCGAAAGAGTCTCCCCATCAAACTTCTCAGTTTCATGGATCTGTCCTGAAGTGGATCGCGATTTTGGGTCGTTATTTCGGTCCTCAAGCGGTTATGATACCAGCGAATTGATTTCTTATTCTGCGTGAATGGTTCGGGGAACGCTCATGTACCTCAGGCTGGCAAAACGACTGCTGACCGAAAGCGACAAACGGCTGCTGTGGAAACTCTCGTACAACATGGGGGTGAAAGCCGCCCTGTCGGTTCAGAGACACAAGCGTCGGATGAAACGGGGCGAATACTTTCCGCCGTTCCTGTATATCTCGGTCATCAACAGCTGCAATCTTCGCTGTCAGGGCTGCTGGGTTGATGTTGCGCACAAGCAGCAGCGGATCGAGCCGGCTGCGTTTCATCGACTCATCAATGAATCGAAGGCGGAAGGCAATGTCTTTTTCGGCATCGTTGGCGGCGAACCGTTCATGCACGGCGATCTGCTCGACATGCTCGCCGAACATCCCGACTGCTACTTCCAGATTTTTACGAACGGACATTTCATCACCCCCGAAGTCGCCAAACGGCTCCGCAAACTGGGAAATGTCACTCCGCTCATCAGTGTCGAAGGCAACGAAATCGTCAGTGATGAACGTCGCGGACGCGCGGGCGTCTATGAGAAAACGCTCAATGGCATCCAAAACTGTCTCGATCAGAAAATTTTTACCGGTGTTTGCACAAGTCTCTGTCAGACAAACATCGACGACCTGCTCCAGGAACGCTGGGTCGACCGGCTCATTGAGATGGGCGTGATGTATACATGGTTTCATGTCTACCGGCCGATGGGGCCGCAGGCATCGCCGGAGCTCTGTCTCACTCCCGAGCAACAGCTACGGGCCCGGAAGTTCGTGGTCGAGATGCGAGCGAAGAAACCGATCATCATTGTCGATGCGTATTTCGATGGCGAAGGGGGAGCCCTTTGCCCGGCTGCGACCGGGATCACGCACCACATCAACCCCTGGGGCGATGTCGAGCCGTGTCCCATTATTCAGTTCAGTACCGATTCCATTCATGAAGAGGGCCGCACGATCAAAGAGAAGATCAACGGCTCCGCCTTCCTGCGGGAATTCCGCGAACTTGCCGCCGACACCACCCGTGGCTGCATTGTACTGGAACGTCCCGATCTGCTCGCGAACCTTGTTGAGAAGCACGGCGCGAAAGATGTGACCGCCCGCAAGACGGCCCTGCCCGAACTCAAAGCGATGCGGGTTCGCACATCTCAATACAACCCGGGCTCGGAAGTTCCGGAGAAAAGCTGGGCGTATCGAATCGCCAAGCGATTCTTCTTCAACGATTTCGGCGTCTATCGCAAACGGGATCATGGCAAAGCCTCCGCGCCGGCCGTCCTGGCTCGCAATGAAGCCGCCGAACCGATGGAAACCGCAAACGATCTGGTTCAGCTTGAAACGACACACGTTTGAAATGGGAGTGCATGCGATGAAAGTCCGCCTGCTGATCGCCCTGACGCTTTGCCTCGGCGTCGTAACGGAAACGGCTCTGGCTCAGGTTGGATCACTCGGGAGCAGTTCGTCTCTGACCGACAAGATTGAGAAAACCTCGAAGCCGGAAGCCCGCCCGCAACCCGCGCCGGCCGACTCCGAAGAAATGGAAGCTCCGCAGAGACGTACGCCTCGCTCCCGTTCACGGCGCGGGCGAACGAGTCCTGATGAGTCAAAGACGCCTGTGGAGATGAAACCAGCGGATGCGGCGACAGTGGAGCCCGATGCTCTCGATCGGACCGATGCGAAACTGGTCGCGGAAGCCTGTCTGGTCGCTTATCAGAAGCCCGATTTCGACGCGCTGTCCCGATTGAGCACCGGTGGCAATCAGGACTTGTTCGATGAGCTCGCGAAAGCGGGCGAGGATCATCCCCGCTATGAATCGATCACCTCCGGCTTCCGCTGGGAATCGGTTTCGAAGTGGAAGCGAACTGACCCGCTGACGGTCCGCTACCGGGGAGCCAATACGGCTGTGGTCGAGTTCGGAGCCAGCCGGGACGAGTCCTTCGTGGTCATGCTCGAATGGGAGAATGACCAGTGGTGCTTCGAAGACATCAACAGCCCGAGCAGGGATGCATTCCGGGAGTTGCCGCGCCAGCGCGAGTAATAGCACTGACTCGATCAACCACCCGAGTGGACCCGACGTAGTGCTTCCGGGGCTACTCGGGTGGACTAGCGGGTTTCGGGGCGGGTGAAGCCCCAGCTGGCGGCGAGGGCGTCGGCGGCTTGTTCTTCGTCTTCGATTTCGCCCCAGCCGCCGTTTCGCAGGTAGGCGTGGGCGAATTCATGGGCGATCACGTAGCAGGCGAACTCTTCGGAGCATTCGGCCAGTCGCGGTCGCAGGACTACACAGCGGCTGCCGGAGCCGACCGGGCCCGGTTCTTCCATGAACAGCGACCAGCCCGAGCCGGGGACGAAATTCTCCAGGGCGATGCGAAATCGCGGGTCGTGCACGAAGTCTTCCTGCACCACGCGCGGAATTGCGTGCAGCACTTTTTCGACCCGCTTTTGCAGCGGCTTGAGGTGTTCGAATTCCCGCAGGTATGTCGTGAAAATGAGTTCGCTCTCCATATCAGATCGTAACACTTAGCTGGTCTGCTCGGCGGCGGCTCGCTTGTCGGCCTGATCCCGTACGGTCGTCAGCTGAGCGGAGATGAGGGACCAGGGCACATCGTGGGGCAGTGTCTTGTTCGCAGCCGAGACCGCTCCGGCAACGCCGGCCGCTTCTCCCATCGCCACGGCATTGCCGGTGACGCGATAGCTGGCGTGTGCGAAGAAGTCGCCGCTAATGCAGCGGCCGGCGAGCAACAGTCCGTCAACATCGGCTGCGATCAAGGCCCGCAGAGGAATGTCGAACGGTCTGGCTTTGACGCCGCCGGAACTGTAGGCGGCTTTCCGGTTTGCTTCCTGAGTGGCAGCGTGAATGTCAACCGAGAAGGTCGAACGGCAGACCGCATCATCGTGACGCGCTCCCTGAGCGACATCGTCGACGGTCACTTCGTATCGTCCCTGAATTCGCCGACCATCGCGGACGCCGATCTGTTCCGCCGTGGCGACGAGCCGTGCTTCCGACCAGCCATCGCCCAGTTTCTTCATCGCTTCGACGATGTGATACAACTCGCGACGCGCGTTGACTGTCGCGGCTGTCACTTGAGCGGCATCAAACGGCTCGACTCCGTATTCGTGGTTGATCATCACGGCTGCCACGCCACTGCCGAAGTTCCAGAGCGTCGGCTTGGCGTAGCTCGGCTCGATTCCCGCTTTGGCCATTTCAGCGAGCAGACGATTCTTGGCATCCGTGGCGCCGGCGTTGTCGAATTCTTCGAGCACTTTCGGGTCGGCAGCGATGATTCCCATCAACGACATCGGCTGGCAGGGGCAGGTCTTGTCGTGACCGAACTGCCAACGGCATCCGGCCAGGGCGCCGACATCGCCATCGCCGGTGGCATCGATGAAGACGGGAGCGGCCCAGGCCTGCCGTCCCGATTTCGATTCGGTGATGATCGCCGTCATCCGGTTGTTTTCATCGGTATGCACGGCTGCAACGCGGGTATGCAGCTGGAAGGTAATCTTCTCCTCAGCGAACATCGTTTCGAGGAGATACTTCATCGCCTCGACATCGTAGACGTAATTGTCGTAATTCTTCTTCCGATGATCGGTCAGCCGGGCTCCCATCGAATTCAGTCGAGACGAGATCTCGGCGTTCAAGCCGGGTTTGCCGGCGTCGATCACGTAGCTCAGCATCCCGCTCGTCCAGACTCCCCCCAGGCATCCATGGCATTCGAAGACACGAACGCGGGCTCCGCTGCGTGCTGCGGAAATGGCGGCGGCAATTCCAGCCGGGCCGCCGCCGCAAACGATGACATCGCAATCTTCCACCAGCGGAATCGTGCGGGCCGACTCGGTGAGTGTGCCGGGATCTGATTCTTTCGCCAGCAGATATGGTCCGCTGCTGCCGAGGGTCACCAGTCCGAGTGTCGCGGCGGATTTACCAAGCAGGCCTCTGCGGGTGAGATCATTGAGCATGCCGGCGGCCCTTTCTGCGGGAATAGGAGGGGTGTGGATGGACTTCCACTATAGGTCGAAGCCTCGCCGGAAACAATCTGCGATCCCGACAGGTCGGAGCGAGCGGGCGGAAACCGTCGCTCTCTGGTCGTCGTCGACTCCAGGCGGTCCCGCCGTTAAGTTAGTGGCTGAGGTTCACCGAACGACAGCAAAGGAGAGAACACCATGGCAACATCGGGCTCGAAGTTGGCGATCTACGGAGCGATCGTCGGAAACTTTCTGATCGCTGTGACCAAGTTCATCGCCGCGGGAATCACCGGGAGTTCCGCCATGTTGACCGAAGGCATCCACTCGATGGTCGATACGGGCAACGGCTGGCTTCTCCTTTACGGCATCAAACGCAGCGAGCAGTCGGCCGACGAACGGCATCCCTTCGGCTACGGTCCCGAGCTCTATTTTTGGACGTTGATCGTTGGAATCCTCATCTTCGGCCTCGGGGGCGGGATTTCGATTTATGAAGGTATCCAGCATGTCCTGCACCCCGGAGAGCTGTCAGATCCGACTGTGAACTACATCGTGCTTGGACTGGCTGTTGTGTTTGAAGCAGGAGCCTGGTACCTGGCGTTGAAGGGGTTTCTGGAAGTCAAAGGCACCAAGCCGTTCTGGCGTTCGGTGCGCGAGAGTAAGGATCCGACCACATTCGCCGTGCTGTTCGAAGACTCGGCTGCACTGGCCGGTCTGGTGGTGGCGTTCCTCGGGATTTTCTTCGGTCATATGTTCGACATGCCGGTGCTCGACGGCGCGGCCTCGATTGTGATTGGCTTCATTCTGGCTGGCGTCGCGTTCGTTCTCATCTACGAATCTCACGGACTGCTGATCGGTGAAAGTGCGTCCCCGGCCATGGTCAGAAGCATCATGGAGATCGTGAAGAACTACGACGGGGTTGAACAGACTCGTCGCCCGCTCACACTGCATTTCGGACCCAACCAGATTCTGCTCGCGCTGGAGGTGAACTTCCGGGATGGTCTGTCCACTGATCAGGTGGAAGAGCTTATTGACTCCATCGAGAAGGCGATCCGATCCGCCCACCCCGAGATCCGACACATCTTTCTGGAAGCTGATAAAATCCTCGTCAGGAACAGGAAATCCGACTGATGATTTGGAGACAACCGCAGCGGACAAACGGAAGACCGGCAAACGGATCTTGAATGTTTCGTGTACATTCTGTTATGATCCTTGGGCTTTGATGACCAAAGTTCGCCACGCTCACGGCGAAACAGGACCGGCAGGGACGCGTCGTCTTTCCACGAAAGACTTGAGCCGTTTATGCAGTCGGACTTAGCGAAATCAGCTCTCATGGAGGCATTTCAGCGGATTGCCGAATCCTCTCCCTGTCCTGCCATCATTCTCGACGTCGAAGGCCGCGTGCAGTTTTACAGTCCGGAAGTGACCCGCATCATCCGGCTGCGACGACTGCTCGAACCCGGCGCCGATTTCGAGGATCTGTTCGTCAAACGGGACCGGGAAGCGGGACGACAGTTCTTCGAGCTTTGCCTGAACCCGCAGATCGATCTGGCTGCCCAGAGACCTCTCCTTTACCGACTTCGTTCGAGCCTGGGCAAATGCCGCCGTTGCGAGCTTCATGGCCGTCGCTTCCGTGATGGCGAACAGACATTTGTCGTTTTCTACCTGCACGATCGCACTCGCGAACTGCGGCAACGGCGGAGCATTCGAGAGCTGAAGCAGATGCTTTCCAGTGTCATCGAGAATGTGAGTGGCGTTGCATTTCTGAAGAATCTTCGTGGCGAGTACCAGCTCGTCAATCGGAAGTTCGAGGAGCACTTCGATCTGAACCGCAAGGAGGTCGACGGGCGAACCGACTTCCAGATTTTCGACCCGGAGCGAGCCGAGCGGTTTCATCAAAACGATCACAAGATCTTCGCCAATGGCGAGACCCAGCACACTCAGGAAGTCGCCGCCACCAAAGACGGTCCGCACACTTACGTCTCGGTCAAGTTTCCAGTGGTCGACCCCAGGGGACGTGTCATGGGCGTTGGGGGAATCTCGACCGATATTACCGATCAGATGCGGCAGGAACAGGAGATTCAGGCTGCGAAAGCGGTGCAGACACTTCTCTATCCCCGAGCCGCACCCGACCTCCCGGGGTACGAAGTGGCCGGAGCGGTGCGAGCGGCCGAAACGGTTTCCGGCGATTACTACGATTACATTTCCATGGGGAATGACCGCGTCTTCGTGGCCGTGGGGGACGTGAGCGGACACGGGTTGGCGCCGGCGCTGGAGATGGTCGAAGTCCGTTCGTATCTGCGTGCGATTCTGCGGACTGAGATCCGTCTCGATACGATCATGGAATGCCTCAACGACTGTCTCGTGCCCGACCTGCGGGACTTCGGATTCGTGACCTTGTTTCTGGCCGAGCTCAACTTCCGCGAACACAGTTTCCGCTACGTCGGAGCAGGGCACCGGGCCGATTTCCTGAAGACGGATGGCCGCCAGTTGTCGCTGCCGAGCACGGGACTCATGCTCGGAATTGAACAGAATGTTCGTTACCGGTGTTCTCCAGAGATCCCGTTCGAAGCCGGCGACCAGTTGTTGCTTTCAACCGACGGCATTTGTGAGACAGTCAGCCCGGGTGGACATGTCTTCGGTCGGGAAGGGATGATTGATTGTATCCGTGCCGCGACAGACTGTTCGGCGGAGGAAGCGATCCACCGACTGCTGACAACGTGCCAGGATATCGTCGAATCCAGTCCGCCGGCGGACGACATGACTGCCGTTCTGATAAGACGACTGGGTGAATCAGGCTCGAATTAGCGAAGATCGGACTCGCACGGGTAGCGGACCAGAAGCCGCTGCTGAGTCTCCACTACAATCGCTAAAACGGGTCTGGAAACTGTAATTATCCGCGTACAATCCATTCCCCCAGCCTTTCGACCCGCTTCGGTCAATCGAGGTGTGGTATATGGTCGATAGCCAATGGTAGAAGTCTGTTATTGAGCTCCCTGGTGAACGGAATCGACCGGGGTCGAGTTGCGTGAAAGACCATGGTGGGTCCGGGTCGGCTCTTGAATACGCCCCGGTACGCCGTATCATGGTTTAGACGCATTTCTGCACCGTTTCGCCTTTTTGCTGAGTAATCACTCAAGTTGCCGGTTCACTCTGCGTGCTGCTCCTCGTGTCCAAGTGAGTGAGCGCACCGCCGGTCGTTACAGCTTCGGAGAAGAGTTTCTTATGGCCAGCAAGTATATCAACATTGAAGACGCGGCCCGCCGACTCTCGATTTCGGTCGAAGAATTGAATCGCAAGCGCGAGAAGGGCGATATCCGGGCGTTTTCCGATCGCGGAACGTGGAAATTCAAGTCGGAAGACATTGAGGAACTGGCCCGCAATCTGGAGCCGGATTCCGGGTTCGACATCCCCAGTTCGGATATCATTCGCGACAACGATCTCGTGCTCGATGAGCCGACTGCTGAAGGCAGCCAGGTCATTCTCGAAGAAGACATGGGCGAGATGCCGACCGTGATCAGCAAGCAGCCGCCGAACGAACCACCGAGTTCTGACAGCGACGTCCGTCTGGTTGTCGATCCGACTCTGGAATCCGACTGGAAATCGGCCCCCGCGGCACCGAAATCAGATCGGTCGAACGAAAGTTCCCTCGGCGAAGTCAGCGACAGCGATGTCCGCTTTGTCGATGCCAGCATGAGCGATGTGACGCCGACACCGATTCGGATGTCCGACACCAGTGATGACGTGCTGGAAGCTGACGAGTCCGACGATCGCTGGGCCGGAATCAGTGACAGCGACGTTCGCCTCGTATCCCAGGACGATTCTCAGTCCTCCGATTCCGATGTGACGCTCGAAGAAGACGAAGCCGTCCTCGAGTTGCAGGAAGATCCGGATCTCGACGCCGTGATCGGCAGTTCCGACAGCGATGTGACGCTCGTGGGAGCCGATGACGACGATCCCAACTCCAGCGACTTCCGGATGTCGGGCGTTGATCTGGATTCCGATGGTCCGGGTAGCGATCTCACGCTGGCCCCGCCCGATGAAGACAGCAATATTCGCCTCGAAGAAGCCGGCGACGACGACGATGTCTCGATTCTGAGTGACGTGATGTCCGAACCGGACAGCGGTCTCTCCTTCTCCTCCGGTGACAGTGGACTCTCTCTCGACCTGGCCCTCGACAGCGGAATTTCGCTGGGCGGCGACGAGGATGATGACGGTCTGACCCTCGGGGCGGACAGCGGGATTTCTCTGGTCCCTGATGAAGGATCGGGGCTGACGCTGGCCGATGATCACCGCGATCGCGAAACCGGCGACGCGACGATCCCGATGATGGGTACCGTGGGCGACGACGAAGACAATGACACATCCTTCGATATGCCGCTGCTCGAAGACAGCAACGCGGAAATGGACGACGACACCACAGGCGTCGTCATGTTCGACGACGATGAGTCGGTTGAAACGATGGCCTTCGATTCCTCGGAAGTCTCAGATGAGGGCGGCTTCGACGATTTCGACGATGAAGACAGCTTCGACGAACTGAGCGACGGCGATCTCGACGTCTCCGACGATATGCTCGACGAAGATGTTCTTGAAGCCGACGACGATGCCTTTGATGACGAGTTCGAATCGGGCGAGAGCGTTCCTGCTCTGGCCGCACCCGGGATGCGGGGCGGTGCCGCCGTCGGCGTAGCCGCTGCCGAATGGGACATGGTCTCGTTCAGCCTCGTGCTGCTCTCAACGGCCATGATGGGAATCTGCACGCTACTGATGTTCGATCTCGTCCGCTCGATGTGGGGCTTTGCTGAGCCGAGCAGTGTGAACGGAATGATCCTCGAATCGCTGCAGGGTCTGATCAAATAAGACAACCGTGAGCCACCGAGGGTCGGAAGCGATTCGCTTCTGGCTCTCACCGAGCTCGTGGAAACAGAGAAAGCCGCCGGGATTCA
The genomic region above belongs to Rubinisphaera margarita and contains:
- a CDS encoding FAD-dependent oxidoreductase, which gives rise to MLNDLTRRGLLGKSAATLGLVTLGSSGPYLLAKESDPGTLTESARTIPLVEDCDVIVCGGGPAGIAAAISAARSGARVRVFECHGCLGGVWTSGMLSYVIDAGKPGLNAEISSRLNSMGARLTDHRKKNYDNYVYDVEAMKYLLETMFAEEKITFQLHTRVAAVHTDENNRMTAIITESKSGRQAWAAPVFIDATGDGDVGALAGCRWQFGHDKTCPCQPMSLMGIIAADPKVLEEFDNAGATDAKNRLLAEMAKAGIEPSYAKPTLWNFGSGVAAVMINHEYGVEPFDAAQVTAATVNARRELYHIVEAMKKLGDGWSEARLVATAEQIGVRDGRRIQGRYEVTVDDVAQGARHDDAVCRSTFSVDIHAATQEANRKAAYSSGGVKARPFDIPLRALIAADVDGLLLAGRCISGDFFAHASYRVTGNAVAMGEAAGVAGAVSAANKTLPHDVPWSLISAQLTTVRDQADKRAAAEQTS
- a CDS encoding SpoIIE family protein phosphatase; this encodes MQSDLAKSALMEAFQRIAESSPCPAIILDVEGRVQFYSPEVTRIIRLRRLLEPGADFEDLFVKRDREAGRQFFELCLNPQIDLAAQRPLLYRLRSSLGKCRRCELHGRRFRDGEQTFVVFYLHDRTRELRQRRSIRELKQMLSSVIENVSGVAFLKNLRGEYQLVNRKFEEHFDLNRKEVDGRTDFQIFDPERAERFHQNDHKIFANGETQHTQEVAATKDGPHTYVSVKFPVVDPRGRVMGVGGISTDITDQMRQEQEIQAAKAVQTLLYPRAAPDLPGYEVAGAVRAAETVSGDYYDYISMGNDRVFVAVGDVSGHGLAPALEMVEVRSYLRAILRTEIRLDTIMECLNDCLVPDLRDFGFVTLFLAELNFREHSFRYVGAGHRADFLKTDGRQLSLPSTGLMLGIEQNVRYRCSPEIPFEAGDQLLLSTDGICETVSPGGHVFGREGMIDCIRAATDCSAEEAIHRLLTTCQDIVESSPPADDMTAVLIRRLGESGSN
- a CDS encoding radical SAM/SPASM domain-containing protein; amino-acid sequence: MYLRLAKRLLTESDKRLLWKLSYNMGVKAALSVQRHKRRMKRGEYFPPFLYISVINSCNLRCQGCWVDVAHKQQRIEPAAFHRLINESKAEGNVFFGIVGGEPFMHGDLLDMLAEHPDCYFQIFTNGHFITPEVAKRLRKLGNVTPLISVEGNEIVSDERRGRAGVYEKTLNGIQNCLDQKIFTGVCTSLCQTNIDDLLQERWVDRLIEMGVMYTWFHVYRPMGPQASPELCLTPEQQLRARKFVVEMRAKKPIIIVDAYFDGEGGALCPAATGITHHINPWGDVEPCPIIQFSTDSIHEEGRTIKEKINGSAFLREFRELAADTTRGCIVLERPDLLANLVEKHGAKDVTARKTALPELKAMRVRTSQYNPGSEVPEKSWAYRIAKRFFFNDFGVYRKRDHGKASAPAVLARNEAAEPMETANDLVQLETTHV
- a CDS encoding helix-turn-helix domain-containing protein, producing the protein MASKYINIEDAARRLSISVEELNRKREKGDIRAFSDRGTWKFKSEDIEELARNLEPDSGFDIPSSDIIRDNDLVLDEPTAEGSQVILEEDMGEMPTVISKQPPNEPPSSDSDVRLVVDPTLESDWKSAPAAPKSDRSNESSLGEVSDSDVRFVDASMSDVTPTPIRMSDTSDDVLEADESDDRWAGISDSDVRLVSQDDSQSSDSDVTLEEDEAVLELQEDPDLDAVIGSSDSDVTLVGADDDDPNSSDFRMSGVDLDSDGPGSDLTLAPPDEDSNIRLEEAGDDDDVSILSDVMSEPDSGLSFSSGDSGLSLDLALDSGISLGGDEDDDGLTLGADSGISLVPDEGSGLTLADDHRDRETGDATIPMMGTVGDDEDNDTSFDMPLLEDSNAEMDDDTTGVVMFDDDESVETMAFDSSEVSDEGGFDDFDDEDSFDELSDGDLDVSDDMLDEDVLEADDDAFDDEFESGESVPALAAPGMRGGAAVGVAAAEWDMVSFSLVLLSTAMMGICTLLMFDLVRSMWGFAEPSSVNGMILESLQGLIK
- a CDS encoding cation diffusion facilitator family transporter produces the protein MATSGSKLAIYGAIVGNFLIAVTKFIAAGITGSSAMLTEGIHSMVDTGNGWLLLYGIKRSEQSADERHPFGYGPELYFWTLIVGILIFGLGGGISIYEGIQHVLHPGELSDPTVNYIVLGLAVVFEAGAWYLALKGFLEVKGTKPFWRSVRESKDPTTFAVLFEDSAALAGLVVAFLGIFFGHMFDMPVLDGAASIVIGFILAGVAFVLIYESHGLLIGESASPAMVRSIMEIVKNYDGVEQTRRPLTLHFGPNQILLALEVNFRDGLSTDQVEELIDSIEKAIRSAHPEIRHIFLEADKILVRNRKSD